The stretch of DNA CTTTATGTACTCTGCATTCTCTTTCCCTTAGCACTATCATTAAAATCTTACTTTTTGGTGGGCTTTGCCTCTTGGAATTCGGTGGCAGTCCCTTTTCGGTCTTCCCCGATTCTGCAGAGAGGGAAACCGTGGAGGCAAGTCCTCGACACACTTGTGCTTCTCGGAGCACCGTCTGAGAGAAGAACGAACAGACACAGACATTTTAGAGTAAAGCCATTCGGAAGCTGTCGCGACACAGAACTACTACGTGTCACTACTAGTCATTCACGTGGTCTATTTCTCTCGGTTATTACAATTTCCAAAACATGTGTATTAcggaaattttggaaaataccaaaaaaactgtaagaaaaaaatcccacaggACAGTCGTTATTAACTACGTAACTGCGAGAAAAGCCAAGACAGAGCTGCTCCCGCGCACACTGCTGTAGCCCCGGTCACCTACCAACCCACAAAGTACTGATTCTTTCTGTAAAACGCTCTCCTAGGCCTAGAGCGCTGAGCAGAGGAGACACCGTCCGGCTGTCGCTCACGCGGGCGAGTGACCACCACTTCCGAAGCGCTTACAGGGCGGGCGGCGACCGTCTAACGAACCGGCAAGCACCGGGCGCACAGGCGGCGCGGACCGGCTGCCTCTGCGGCGCGCGAAGGTGAACGCGTGTCCTACGTTCGCGCCCGCCAGCAGGGCCGTGTACGCGGCGGCGCAAACAGTCGCTCGAACCGGGGCCTCCGGGGCTCGACGGCGGACCCTGAAGCCGAATCCCGCCACCTGCACTGAACCGAGCGCGCTTTCCCAAGAGCCGCCACCACTGTAAGCCCCGGGAGGCGGCCTTACTTCTACCGGGCAAGACCGCCCTCGTCCCTTCCCGTCCTCACAGGCGGGGTCAGGCAGGCGGGCGCCCCGTGGCGGACGGTGCGTCACCCGCGGAGCCAGGCCCCTCCGAGCTCCCTCCCCTCTGCGGCCTGAACACGAGGTCAAGACGCTGTCCTCAACGGTCCCGACGCCGGGGGCTCCCCGGGGGATCGCGGTCCGCCGAGGGCCTGGGGCCCGGCTGGTGCCCGCCCCAGCGGCCGCCCCCGGGCCCGCGCCCTCCCCTGCACCCGGGAGGCGGGTGAGCGCCAGCAGGACGGCTGGGGATGGCCCTGGCCCCACACGGGCTCCCGCCGCCGACCCGGCTCCCCTGTACCTTCAGCGCCGCGGACGGTCCTCGCCGCAGCAGAAAGGAGGTCGCCATGACGGTGACACCGGGCAGGAGCGGGGAGGGGCGGAGGAGCGGGAGGTCGCGCCGGGACTGACGTCACCACTGCGCGCGCACCACCGGGAGGTCCCGCCCCCAGGGCCGAAGGTACCAGTCACAGGGAGGCACGGGGGCGGGGCTGAGGCCGGGACGTGCGGGCGCATCCCAGCCGCCTCCGCTCCGTGgctcaggccccgcccccgggcgGCGCTGCCAGTCACCGGCGGGGCGGTCCCCGCGCGCGGCCGTCGGGGTGTTTTGCCGCGTCCTGGTCCGGGAGGGCGACCCTTCCCCGGGGCGCGGACTTCAGGCGGTGCCCGGGCCCTGGCTCTGACCCGCAGTCGCCTGTCTGGTGGCCGCGCGCACGGCAGCCCCGGCCTCGGCGGGGGGTCGGACGCAGCTCGCGGACACGGTGGACAGTGGACGCCGCTGCTCGTcgccgctgctgccgccaccTCGGGCGGGGCCCTGGGCGCGCTGAGCCCGGCGGCGGAGCAGGCGGCTCGGGGGTGTAGGCCGCACCGACCCGGGTGTCGGCGGCTCGCAGAGCGGAGGCCCGAGTGCGCGGAGAAGCGGGGCCGGCCTGGTCGGCTCCGACGTCGGTCgcgcctccctgcccccatcctgcCCCGTCCGGGGACTGCTGGACGGACGAGCGCACTCCTCCGACTGCGGGGACGGCGGGGAGACCCGGGGCAGGATCGATGGGCAGAAGCCGGTCCTCCAGCCCGTAGCCAAGGGGACTGGAGAATGGAACGCGATCTGCCACCGGTCAGTCTCCCAGGGGCAGAGCGACAGCCCGAGGTCCTTGGTCTCTGCAGAAGGGAAAATCTTGACAACagatttatcctttttttaaaaaactgattttatttatttatttgacaaagagatcacaagtggccagagaggcaggcagagggggttagcaggctccctgctgagcagaaagcgggatgcggggctcgatcccatgcccctgagatcatgacctcagtggaaggcagaggcctaacccactgagccacccaggagacccagaTTTatcgtttttaaaaatatttatttatttatttttaggtgagagagagaacaagcaggggaaggggcagagggagaggaagaagcaggctccctgctgagcagggagtagcTCTCAGGACTCCATGcctgactccatcccaggaccctggaatcatgctTGGCTTGAGCTGAattggaggcagaggcttaacccactgagccacccaggtgccccaacagaatTCTCCTTTACTCAAATCAGATGTTCTCTTGTCTCCAGcgaaaggaggggggaggggggaggggagctggggaggagggggctgctcccctctctctctctgcctgcctctctgcctgcatgtgatttctgtcaaataaacaaataaaaatcttaaaaaaaaaaaaagagtcagacaccttactgactgagtcacctaggcacccctaaattaagttttttttttttttttaatttatttgagagagcgaagTGTGCGcggggggagtggtagagggaggagaaggaggaagccagctccctgctgctgGGATCTATTCCTGACCGTGACACCGGGACCTAAGAGCTCAGGCTCAACCCTTTGAGTCCCCCAGGTACCTCTaaactctgttttatttattttttattttttatttttttttaaagattttatttatttatttgacagagagagatcacaagtaggcagagaggcaggcagagagagagaggaggaagcaggctcactgctgagcagagagcccgatgtggggctcaataccaggaccctgagattgcgggactcgatcccaggacgctgagatcatgacctgagccgaaggcagcggcttaacccactgagccacccaggcgccctaaactcTGTTTTAAAAGACAGGTAGTGACATCTGTCCCCAGGAGTATCCGGCCATCAGATATTATGAAAAACTGCTGGGCTACAGAATATTTGACAAGGCTGGGTAAAAGATCAAAGCACACTTTCAAATTATCAGTTCTGTTCCCACGTCCAGATCTGTGCTCTGCTGTCTCTGCTGGCTCTTGTCCACGATCGCCGGGCCAAGATGGACCGGAAACTCATGTAGTTCTGGGCTCTTATCTGTGGAAATTCCCAAGCCCTGGGGTGAGTGTGCATTCCTGCTGAATTGATCTGGTGTTTTTAGTGATGCCTATCTTGGCCTAGTGTGGTCATTTTTCTTCATCGTTTGGAATGTCCTGGACCACAGGAACTGTGTGTCCCCAGGGACTAAACCAAAAGCAAGAAACCACAAGGAGTCACATTGCCCTGGGAGCATTTGCTGATCTCAGTTGAGTTAAAGTCTTGGTTTGACTGGATGTGGAGAGGACTTTGGAGCTGGGAGcacggggagggggctgggaagcaCGGGAGGAAGGCCTGGCCGAGCTGCTTCTTGGTGACAGGGGGACGTGGGCAAAGCCACCTGCTTGGAAAGAACGGTCATACGAAATGGGTCTGTCTCCGCCTGGGCACTGGGCGGGGAAAACTATGTCTCAAGGCCTACCCTCTCTTGAATttgcagtacacacacacacacacacacacacgtttcccATGGCACAGGATGTCCCAAGGTATTTGTATTAAATTTGAAATTTGTGTTTAGCGGAAGGCGCTATGGGAagtaaaaagacaagccacaaactGGGAAGTCATTTAACTCATAATGAACTGGTGTCCAGAACACATAAAGTTTCCTACTCACTAACAAAGACAAGCCACCTAGAAGAGCAGGTCACGGAGTACCCCCCGGAGGgcgtggagggatgggtgaggtCCACGAGCAAGGGAGCCTTGAGACTTGTGTCCTTTCGTAGTGTGTGTTTGTTGTTTCTTACTGTGTGCTGTGGACACATGAGTATCTGCTCTCATATACTTTCGATATGggtgaaatatttcataatgcattttaatcagtaaaaaaaaaaagccgtaaGTGGTTGGTTTTATTTGGTGCCCCAAAGTTATATGGTGGTTTTAGAtgcccactcttttttttttttttgaagattttatttacttatttgacagagatcacaagtaggcagagaggcaggcagagagagagggggaagcaggctccccgctgagcagagagcccgatgtggggctcgatcccaggaccctgagaccgcgaccctgagaccacaacccgagccgaaggcagaggcttaacacacttagccacccaggcgccccagatgctCACTTTTTGATGGAAAAGATACAGGTTCCAGTACTACTAGAAACTCGATCTCCCCATACACCGAAAGAATGACTAGGTTTGTGCAGCAAGATCCTATGCATGTGCATCTTGCGTATTTAACCCGGCTGTATGCCTTCATGTTTCCTCTGCCCCACCAAGTGGGCCATTACTGGAGCCTTGGAAGGGCCACACGTCACTACCTAGTCTAGTAAGGGTGAAGAGCTGAGTGCTGGCGTGACTGAGAGCTGAGTCgttaggggcgcccgggtggctcagtgggttaaagcctctgcctttggctcgggtcatgatcctggggtcttgggattgagccccgcatcggctctctgctccacggggagcctgcttccccctttctctgtctgcctctctgcctacctgtgatctctgtcaaataaataaataaaatcttaaaaaaaaaaaagaactgagttgTTAGTACAGCACTGTCCTCAAGATACAAATGTATGTTGTTCTAGCTTCTTAGAGCTACTTAGAGCTACAGTAAGAAAGGACCAGGACCTGGCTGGCTTCAGACAACAGAAAGGTAGTGTCTCACGGTTCTAGAGGATACGGTCCTCTGTGATGGTGGCAGCGGGAACAGCATTCTCTGAGACCCTGGATAGAatccctccctgcctcttctgAGCTTCTGGGGCTGAGCCCCGATCCCTGGCATCCCCTGCTTTCTGCTTGTCTTCCTATGGCTTTTCTTTGTGTGTCTTTCTTCTGTGCATATATGGCTCTGTACCTCAATTTCTGCTTTTTGTAAAGACACAAGTCATACTGCATCAGGGCCCGCTCCAATGACATCATTTGAACTTGAAATCCTCTGTAAAGACTGTCTGCAGTTAAGGTCACATTTCAagtaccaggggttaggatttcaacttatcttttttttttttttaaaaaagattttttctctatttatctgacagagatcacaagtaggcagagaggcaggcagagagagagagggaagccggctccccactgagcagagagcccgatgtggggctcgatcccaggaccctgggatcatgacctgagccgaaggcagaggcttaacccactgagccacccaggcgcccctcaacttaCCTTTTTTGAGGGAAAATGGAACGTGCCAAAACCACATCGACGGGGAAATAcaagtgactttattttttcaaggaaattcttttttctccagttctattgaaatataacatatatataatgttgtataagtttaagatatACAGTGTAAGggagcctgggcagctcagtggattaagcctctgctttcggctcaggtcatgatctcacggtcctgggatcgagccacacgtcaggctctctactcagcggggagcctgcttctctctctctctctctttctacctgcctctctgcctacttgt from Neovison vison isolate M4711 chromosome 6, ASM_NN_V1, whole genome shotgun sequence encodes:
- the NDUFV3 gene encoding NADH dehydrogenase [ubiquinone] flavoprotein 3, mitochondrial isoform X3 — protein: MATSFLLRRGPSAALKTVLREAQVCRGLASTVSLSAESGKTEKGLPPNSKRQSPPKKPAQAASPAEPFDNTTYRNLQHHDYTPYTFLDLNLDLSKFRMPQPSSGRESPRH